A window of Nonomuraea angiospora genomic DNA:
CCGCGTCCCGCCACATCCGGCCGACGAGATCGAAGGCGTGGTAGGTGTTGGCGTGGCCGAGGTGGGTGGCGTCGTAGGGGGTGATGCCGCAGACGTACATCCTGGCGGTCGGCCCCGGATCGGTCTGCCTCACCTGCTTGGCCGAGGTGTCATAGAGACTCAGCGGAATGCTCTCACCTGGGAGCTTTGGAACGTTCTGGGCAGCCCACGATCTCATGTGTTTGAGCCTATCTGTCCCGATCAGCGGTCAGGTCGGTGAACTGGTACGTCACGTCCTCCGCGGAGAGTGAGACCTCCATCACCGACAGGGAGGCGAAGACCCGCCCGTCGGGGAGCTTGTGCCGGACGATGAGCGCGCCGGGGTCGGCGGACGGCTCCGCCTTGATGAGCTCGCTCCAGGTCTCGCTCTCGAACCTGGGCAGGTACACGACGACCCGCTCACTCGCCGGGTCCAGGCCGGTGTTCACGATCATGCTGACGCCGTCGGGCAGGTCGGTGATGGCCAGCCGGTCGCCGTCCCAGCTGAACATGCGGATCCGCGCCAGCTCGGCGAGCACCAGGTGGAAGGGGTCGTAGCAGGTCAGGTCGGGGCCGGGCGGCCCGCCGGTGGACGCGGCCCGCAGTGCCAGGTCGCCGCGCGAGAGCCGGCCCGCCTCCGGCGCGGGCCGGCCGCGCCCGTTGAGCAGGGCGGCGGCGCGGCGGGCCGCCGGGTTGACGGCCAGCCAGGTGCCGCCGGCCTTGAGGTCGCGCCCGCCGACCACGCCCGGATGTTCCGGCCAGTGCTCGCCCGGCGCCTCCCACGGGCGGTCGGTGAACTCGTCTCTGACGCCCATGAGGGTGAGCGTCCGCCCGGGTTTCACGATCAGCGTGCACATGGGGCAAAGGGTAATAAACGGGCTTCGGCCGCCGCAGGGAGGGGCGGGCCCTGACGGGCCCGCGGATCGAGGCCAGGTTCAGATCGAGGCCAGGATCAGATCGGGGGCCAGGGGATGGCGGGCCAGCCTTCGGAGGGGTACGGGTGCACGCCGGTGTCCAGCAGCCGCCTGACCCGCCGCCAGGTCGCCTCGACCTCCTCCAGGCTCAGCAGCTCGCGCAGCCTGCGCCCGAGGGAGCCGGACTCGATGTCGCGCTCCAGTTTGGCCAGCACGGCCACCGCCTCGCGGGCGAGGGGCTTGCCGCGCCACTGCCAGAGCACGGTGCGCAGCTTGTCCTCGGCGGAGAAGCAGACCCCGTGATCGACCCCGTAGACGTGCCCCGTGGGCAGCGGCAGCAGGTGGCCGCCCTTGCGGTCGGCGTTGTTGATCACCGCGTCGAACACCGCCATCCGGCGCACCAGCGGATTTCGGCTCTTGACCAGCCGCTGGAGGTCGATCTCGCGCTCGGTGTCGATCCACAGCTGGACCATGCCGGGGCCGAAGGGGCCGTCGCGGTAGACGGTGGGCGGCACGATGTTCCAGCCGGTCGCCTGCGACACCTCGAACGCGGCCACCTCACGGGCGGCCAGCGTGCCGTCGGGGAAGTCCCACAGCGGGCGCTCGCCGCGTACCGGCTTGTAGACGCAGGCGGCCGAGCGGGAGCCCAGCTTGACCGAGCAGTAGAGCGTCATGTTGGTGGCCTCGACGAGGCGGCCGGCCACCTCCAGCCGGCCGTCGCGCAGCAGCGCGAGCGCCTCGTCCTCCGGTATGGACGGCGGCTGCCGGGACGGCTTGACTGCCGGTTCGCTCTCCGGAGCGGTCATGAAGCCGCCTCACCCCCGCGATATCCGTTGAGGCGTACGCAGACGTGCCCGGTGGCGTCGAGCGGCTGTCCGCACAGCGGGCACGGCGGGCGGCCCGCGGCGACGATCTCGAGGGCCCGCCGGGTGAAGGCGCGAGCGGCTCCCGCGCTGATGCGCACGCGCAGCACCGCGGGGTCGGCGTCCTCGACGTCTTCCTCGTCGACGACCTCCTGCGCCTCGATCACCACCTGCGATTTCTCCGCGTCCCAGGCCAGCGCCATGGTGCCCACCCGGAAGTCCTCCGCGACGGGCACGTCGAGCGGCGCGTCGTCGGCCAGGTCGGCCGGGGCGAGCGCGGGGACGTGCGCGGTGCCCCCGCTCAGGCGCAGCACCTCGTCCAGCAACTCGTCCAGCCTGCCCGCGAGGGCGGCGACCTGCAACTTCTCCAGCGCCACCGTGGTCAGTCTGCCCTCGGCCCTGGCCTGCAGAAAAAAGGCGCGCGCGCCCGGCTGCCCCAGGGCACCGGCGACGAACCTCTCTGGTGGGTCGTAGTCGAAGACCGGCATACGCTGACCTTACGTGGTTCCGGGTCCGCCGCCGACGGCGGCATCGCTCCCGGTGATGTTTTCTCCCCCGTCTTTCTCCTCCGAATCCTCGGGAAGCCGCAATTCCCCCATATCGTTGAGCCTGAGAACAAAGGGGCGCAGGGGGGCATAGCGAATGATGGTGAGGGCCGCAGGATCGGCTGTTATCCGCTGAAAGTGATCGAGATGCAGGCCCAGAGCGTCCGCGACGATCGATTTGATCACGTCGCCGTGGCTGCAAACCAGGTAGACAGCCTTCTCCCCCAGGCGTTGATTCCACTCCCGGACCGCCGCGACCGCCCGGTGTTGCATACCGGCCAGGGACTCCCCTTCCGGAAATGTCACGGCACTGGGGTGCGCCTGCACCACCCGCCACAGCGGCTCCTCGGCGAGCTCCTTCAGCGGGCGGCCGGTCCAGCCGCCGTAGCCGCACTCGATGAACCGGTCGTCGATCAGCACGTCCATCCCGCGCCCGTCGGCGACCGCGTGGGCGGTCTCCCGGCAGCGTTCGAGGGGGCTGGAGACGACGGCGTCCAGCCGGACGCCCGCGACGCGGGCCGCCAGCGCCGCGGCCTGCGCGCGGCCGGCCTCGCTCAGATGCACCCCCGGCGTACGTCCGGCCAGCACCGGGCCGGTGAGGTCCGTCAGCCCGTGGCGGGCCAGAAGCAGCGTGGTCACCTGGCAAGTGTCGCAGGCGCGGATCACAACTTTTCACCATGGGCCGCCGCTGCCGCGTCAACCGCGAACAACAGTGGTGCGGCAGCCTGATGAGCAGGTTTCTTGTTGGTAACCTGGCGGGATCATGGAGCAGCGCTATGTCGGCCGCAGCGGCCTGTCGGTGTCCCGGCTGGGGCTCGGCACGATGACCTGGGGGCGTGACACCGACGCCGACGAGGCGGCCGCCCAGCTCCGTACGTTCCTGGACGCGGGCGGCAATCTCGTCGACACGGCCGACGTCTACACCGGCGGCGACTCCGAGCGGCTGCTGGGCCGGATGCTGCGCGACTCCGTGCCGCGTTCGGAGCTGGTGATCTCCACCAAGGCCGTGGTGACGCCGACCGGCCGCCGGCCGCGCGACGCCTCCAGGCGCCACCTGATCGCCGCGGTCGACGACTCGCTCAACCGGCTCGGGCTCGACTACGTCGACCTGTGGCAGCTGCACACCTACGACGCCGAGGTGCCCCTGGAGGAGACCCTGGCCGCGCTCGACGCGATCGTCTCCTCCGGACGCGCCGTCTACGCGGGCGTGTGCGACTACACCGGCTGGCAGCTGGCCGCCGCGGCGGTCACCCAGAAGATGATCCCCGGCCGCATCCCGATCACCTCGGCGCAGGCCGAATACTCGCTGCTGGCCCGCGAGCCCGAGCGCGAGCTGCTGCCCGCCGCCGCCGATCTGGGTGTCGGCGTGCTGGCCTGGTCGCCGCTGGGCCGCGGGGTGCTGACCGGGAAATACCGCACCGGCATCCCGGCCGACTCCCGGGCCGCCACCCCGCACTTCGCCGACTTCGTCCGGCCGTATCTGGATGAGCGCAGCCGCAGCGTCGTCGAGTCGGTCATGACCGCCGCCGACGGGCTCGGCGTCTCACCGCTGGCGGTCGCCCTGTCCTGGGTCCGCGATCAGCCGGGGGTCTCCTCGGCGATCGTCGGAGCCCGTACGCGCGCGCAGCTCACGGGGGCCTTGACGGCCGAGGACGTGGTGCTGCCCATAGAGATCCGAGATGCCCTCGATGACGTGTCGTCACCAGACTGACCCCTCGCCCCCGGAACGAGAGGGCCCCTCGCGTATCACTAGTCGATACCGAATCGCAACTTTACCTGCCAAACGCCTGCGTCTCAGGTCCGATGTCCATAAAGATTTCCCCCGGAAGCGACGCAGGAGGGGACGGATGGGGAGCAGGGCCGCGATCTCGGCTGGAGTTCTCGCGGTGGCGCTGGCGGCCGTCCCAGGGGCCGCGACGGCCGCGTCGGCCGACGCACAGGACTGTACGCGCGACGGGGGCCTGCTCTCCGGGGTGACCAACACCCTGTGCGACGTGGTGAACACGCTCACCGGCACGGTCGACACCTTAACCGGCGGGACCACCAAAAAGGTGACGGACGGCGTGAACGACACCACCAACGAGGTGCTCGGCCGGGTCGGAGAGGTGGCCCCGACCACCAAGTCCACGCCCGCCACCGAGTCCTCCCCGTCGCCCTCCGACTCCGCCACGGAGCAGGAGGACGACCCCCGGGACAGCGACTGCCGGGCGGGGCAGGCCTGCGCGGAGCAGGACGCCACGCAGAAGCTCTCCCCCTCGCCCACCCCCTCCCCCTCGCACACGTCGCGGCCCCGCGAATGGGGCGTGGAGTCCCTGCCCAGCAAGAGGCCCACGGCGCCGGAGCAGCGCCCGCAGACCGTGGACACGGGGCGGCCGGTGATCGAGAAGAAGACGAGGGTCGACACGGACGAGCCGCGGGTGGACCTGCTGTGGCCCAATCCGTTCGCCCATGAGCTGACCCTGCCCATGCAGGACAAGCGGGTGGTACGGCCCAGCCCGCCCGCCTCGGACGTGCTGGGGACGGCGCTGACGATCGCGCTGCTGGGGTCGGCGGTGCTGGCCACGCGGATCGTCCAGCAGCGGCGCCAGCGCACGGAGCCGGCGGATTCGATCCCCTTCGAACCGGCGCGCGCCGGCAGCGGCAGCGGGACCGGCAACAGCAACGGCCGTCACCGCCTGGCCTGAGCGCCCGCGCACCCCGAGAGCGGGCCCCGGCCCGCGTACCTCAGAGCGGGCCTTGACCCGCGTACCTCAGAGCGGGCCTTGACCCGCGCGTGTAAGAGCGGGCCTGGGTCCGCGCACCGCAAAGCGGGGCCCCGCGACCCGCGAGACCCCGCGACAGCCTTGGATCAGGAGCCGACGGCGTGGACGCCGCCGTCCACGTGGACGATGTCGCCGGTCGTC
This region includes:
- a CDS encoding SCO1664 family protein, which translates into the protein MTAPESEPAVKPSRQPPSIPEDEALALLRDGRLEVAGRLVEATNMTLYCSVKLGSRSAACVYKPVRGERPLWDFPDGTLAAREVAAFEVSQATGWNIVPPTVYRDGPFGPGMVQLWIDTEREIDLQRLVKSRNPLVRRMAVFDAVINNADRKGGHLLPLPTGHVYGVDHGVCFSAEDKLRTVLWQWRGKPLAREAVAVLAKLERDIESGSLGRRLRELLSLEEVEATWRRVRRLLDTGVHPYPSEGWPAIPWPPI
- a CDS encoding DUF3090 domain-containing protein, translated to MPVFDYDPPERFVAGALGQPGARAFFLQARAEGRLTTVALEKLQVAALAGRLDELLDEVLRLSGGTAHVPALAPADLADDAPLDVPVAEDFRVGTMALAWDAEKSQVVIEAQEVVDEEDVEDADPAVLRVRISAGAARAFTRRALEIVAAGRPPCPLCGQPLDATGHVCVRLNGYRGGEAAS
- a CDS encoding NRDE family protein, with translation MCTLIVKPGRTLTLMGVRDEFTDRPWEAPGEHWPEHPGVVGGRDLKAGGTWLAVNPAARRAAALLNGRGRPAPEAGRLSRGDLALRAASTGGPPGPDLTCYDPFHLVLAELARIRMFSWDGDRLAITDLPDGVSMIVNTGLDPASERVVVYLPRFESETWSELIKAEPSADPGALIVRHKLPDGRVFASLSVMEVSLSAEDVTYQFTDLTADRDR
- a CDS encoding MSMEG_4193 family putative phosphomutase, translated to MTTLLLARHGLTDLTGPVLAGRTPGVHLSEAGRAQAAALAARVAGVRLDAVVSSPLERCRETAHAVADGRGMDVLIDDRFIECGYGGWTGRPLKELAEEPLWRVVQAHPSAVTFPEGESLAGMQHRAVAAVREWNQRLGEKAVYLVCSHGDVIKSIVADALGLHLDHFQRITADPAALTIIRYAPLRPFVLRLNDMGELRLPEDSEEKDGGENITGSDAAVGGGPGTT
- a CDS encoding aldo/keto reductase, with the protein product MEQRYVGRSGLSVSRLGLGTMTWGRDTDADEAAAQLRTFLDAGGNLVDTADVYTGGDSERLLGRMLRDSVPRSELVISTKAVVTPTGRRPRDASRRHLIAAVDDSLNRLGLDYVDLWQLHTYDAEVPLEETLAALDAIVSSGRAVYAGVCDYTGWQLAAAAVTQKMIPGRIPITSAQAEYSLLAREPERELLPAAADLGVGVLAWSPLGRGVLTGKYRTGIPADSRAATPHFADFVRPYLDERSRSVVESVMTAADGLGVSPLAVALSWVRDQPGVSSAIVGARTRAQLTGALTAEDVVLPIEIRDALDDVSSPD